A single genomic interval of Mycolicibacterium holsaticum DSM 44478 = JCM 12374 harbors:
- a CDS encoding RNA-binding protein — protein sequence MRKVILWAAAALFVGGLTQPVIPSADATVCGSVGGRFVDVTGCADPLSYLNDALPPPPPPPPPPPPPPGEPPPPPPPPPPAYVPPPPAPNVSVCASVGRRVSVTGCT from the coding sequence GTGCGCAAGGTGATCCTGTGGGCGGCTGCCGCGTTGTTCGTCGGCGGCCTGACGCAACCGGTCATCCCTTCTGCCGACGCGACGGTGTGCGGATCCGTGGGCGGCAGGTTCGTCGACGTCACCGGCTGTGCGGACCCGCTGTCCTACCTCAACGACGCGCTTCCACCCCCGCCGCCGCCGCCACCTCCGCCGCCCCCGCCGCCGGGTGAGCCGCCCCCGCCGCCGCCACCACCACCGCCGGCGTATGTGCCGCCACCGCCTGCGCCGAACGTGAGCGTCTGCGCGAGCGTGGGCCGCCGCGTCAGCGTCACCGGATGCACCTGA
- a CDS encoding glycoside hydrolase family 2 protein: MPATVPSYRCAQPRRLRLIRLGVVCATLMTVVATVGTAPAHAAEAWQRKRPPLSTPWTHLVGPNNALPEYPRPQLVRQRWHNLNGLWGYTGRSGADTLTAPPAADEYDEKILVPYPTESALSGIERHDDQMWYRKTFEVPGTWRGQRVLLHFGAVDQIATVWVNGQQVAHHEGGYTAFSADITGALRWSGSQELTVRVEDRNEANPFPVGKQRNRPGGLFYTGASGIWQTVWMEPVRAAHIEKLDITSDLTGFTITPRVSADTDGIAEVVVHQPDGKEVARVSGDAGKSLRVPVPEPRLWSPQDPYLYDLRVRLVTSSGKVADDVGSYAGLRTVGVVPDARGRPRIALNDKITFLHGPLDQGYWPDGIYTAPTDDALKFDLERTKALGLNFVRKHAKVEPARWYYWADKLGLMVWQDMPSLDVSLDPPTGPAPEPSPQAKAHFEAELHEMVDQLGSVTSIIGWVPFNEGWGEFDTARIADQVKAQDPTRMVNANSGVNCCKSRPDTRAGDVYDDHTYVGPGRPVLHDGPEPRAKNRGGPAPPPEHRVVVNGEYGGLGLVLARNRWPGRPEAYEMTDSQARLTERYVEVSRDLEDVVRQGGLSGAIYTQTTDVENEVNGYLSYDRWLVKMVLRTVADRNRAVIAAGSNPGDPADVAR, translated from the coding sequence ATGCCTGCCACCGTGCCGTCATATCGATGCGCGCAACCCCGCCGCCTGCGCCTCATCCGCCTCGGAGTGGTCTGCGCGACCCTGATGACGGTCGTCGCGACGGTCGGCACGGCGCCGGCGCACGCCGCCGAAGCCTGGCAGCGCAAGCGGCCGCCGTTGTCCACGCCGTGGACGCACCTGGTCGGGCCGAACAACGCGCTGCCCGAATACCCACGCCCCCAGCTGGTTCGGCAGCGGTGGCACAACCTCAACGGGCTGTGGGGGTACACCGGCCGCTCCGGCGCGGACACCCTGACCGCCCCGCCGGCCGCCGACGAGTACGACGAGAAGATCCTGGTGCCCTACCCCACCGAGTCAGCGCTCTCGGGCATCGAACGCCACGACGACCAGATGTGGTACCGCAAGACGTTCGAGGTGCCCGGCACCTGGCGCGGCCAGCGGGTGCTGCTGCACTTCGGCGCCGTCGACCAGATCGCCACCGTCTGGGTCAACGGCCAGCAGGTCGCCCACCACGAGGGCGGATACACCGCGTTCAGCGCGGACATCACCGGCGCGCTGCGATGGTCGGGCAGCCAGGAGTTGACCGTACGCGTCGAGGACCGCAACGAGGCCAATCCATTTCCGGTGGGCAAGCAGCGCAACCGGCCCGGCGGGCTGTTCTACACCGGCGCCTCGGGCATCTGGCAGACGGTGTGGATGGAGCCGGTGCGCGCCGCGCACATCGAAAAGCTCGACATCACCTCCGACCTCACCGGTTTCACCATCACGCCGCGGGTTTCGGCCGACACCGACGGAATCGCCGAAGTCGTCGTCCACCAGCCCGACGGTAAGGAGGTGGCACGCGTATCCGGCGATGCCGGCAAGAGCCTGCGGGTGCCGGTGCCCGAGCCGCGGCTCTGGAGCCCGCAAGACCCGTATCTGTACGACCTGAGGGTGCGTCTGGTCACCTCGTCGGGCAAGGTGGCCGACGACGTCGGCAGCTATGCCGGGTTGCGCACCGTCGGCGTCGTACCCGACGCCAGGGGCCGGCCGCGGATCGCGTTGAACGACAAGATCACGTTCCTCCACGGACCGCTCGACCAGGGGTATTGGCCCGACGGGATCTACACCGCGCCCACCGACGATGCGTTGAAGTTCGACCTGGAACGCACCAAGGCGCTGGGCCTGAACTTCGTGCGCAAGCACGCCAAGGTGGAGCCGGCGCGGTGGTACTACTGGGCCGACAAGCTCGGCCTGATGGTGTGGCAGGACATGCCGTCGCTGGACGTCTCGCTCGATCCCCCGACGGGCCCGGCCCCCGAGCCCAGCCCGCAGGCCAAGGCGCATTTCGAAGCCGAGCTACACGAGATGGTCGACCAGCTGGGCAGCGTCACCTCGATCATCGGCTGGGTGCCGTTCAACGAGGGGTGGGGCGAGTTCGACACCGCCAGGATCGCCGACCAGGTGAAGGCCCAGGACCCGACCCGGATGGTGAACGCCAACAGCGGCGTGAACTGCTGTAAGTCCCGGCCCGACACCCGCGCCGGCGACGTCTACGACGACCACACCTACGTGGGGCCCGGCCGGCCCGTGCTGCACGACGGGCCCGAGCCGCGCGCCAAAAACCGAGGCGGTCCCGCGCCGCCGCCCGAGCATCGGGTCGTGGTGAACGGTGAGTACGGCGGGCTCGGGCTGGTGCTCGCCAGGAACCGCTGGCCGGGGCGACCGGAGGCCTACGAGATGACCGACAGCCAGGCGCGGCTGACCGAGCGCTACGTCGAGGTGAGCCGCGACCTCGAAGACGTCGTCCGGCAGGGCGGGCTCTCCGGTGCGATCTACACCCAGACCACCGACGTGGAAAACGAGGTCAACGGCTACCTCAGCTACGACCGGTGGCTGGTCAAGATGGTGCTGAGGACCGTCGCGGACCGCAACCGCGCCGTCATCGCCGCCGGCTCGAACCCGGGCGATCCGGCCGACGTGGCCCGCTGA
- a CDS encoding SDR family NAD(P)-dependent oxidoreductase, which yields MDRTSFDRLFDMTDRTVIVTGGTRGIGLALAEGFVLAGARVVVASRKPDACESAAQHLRNLGGQAIGVPTHLGELDDLASLVQRTADEFGGVDVVVNNAANALAQPLGEITADALAKSHEVNLRGPVFLVQAALPHLKASPHAAVINMVSVGAFNFAPALSIYAAAKAALMSFTRSMAAEFVTSGIRVNAIAPGPVDTDMMRKNPQQAIDYMVGGTLMKRLATPDEMVGAALLLASDAGSYITGQVIIVDGGGTPR from the coding sequence GTGGACCGTACTTCCTTTGACCGTCTGTTCGACATGACGGACCGCACTGTGATCGTCACCGGTGGCACCAGGGGCATCGGGCTCGCGTTGGCCGAGGGCTTCGTCCTGGCAGGCGCGCGTGTCGTGGTGGCCAGCCGCAAACCCGACGCGTGTGAGTCAGCCGCCCAGCATCTTCGCAACCTCGGCGGTCAGGCCATCGGCGTCCCCACCCACCTCGGCGAACTCGACGACCTCGCATCGCTGGTGCAGCGCACCGCCGACGAATTCGGCGGTGTCGACGTCGTGGTCAACAACGCCGCCAACGCGCTGGCCCAACCCCTCGGCGAGATCACGGCCGATGCGTTGGCCAAATCCCACGAGGTCAACCTGCGCGGCCCGGTGTTCCTCGTGCAGGCTGCGCTGCCGCATCTTAAGGCCAGCCCGCACGCCGCGGTGATCAACATGGTGTCGGTCGGCGCGTTCAACTTCGCGCCCGCACTGTCCATCTACGCTGCGGCCAAGGCCGCGCTGATGTCGTTCACCCGGTCGATGGCCGCCGAGTTCGTGACGTCCGGCATCCGGGTCAACGCCATCGCGCCAGGTCCGGTGGACACCGACATGATGCGCAAGAACCCGCAGCAGGCCATCGACTACATGGTCGGCGGCACGTTGATGAAGCGGCTGGCCACCCCCGACGAAATGGTCGGCGCCGCACTACTGTTGGCCTCCGACGCCGGCAGCTACATCACCGGTCAGGTGATCATTGTCGACGGCGGCGGAACTCCTCGCTAG
- a CDS encoding ferredoxin reductase, whose product MFTQTLTRGLRDRVLRSPLVDLLSGPHGVDRYTELVAPTWTQRDPRARVIAVRRQTPRSVTLTLEPNQAFTGFRAGQHINLTVEIDGRRRTRPYSPASAAGAPDIELTIGRHDGGLVSTYLNEHARPGMVVGLDSVGGDFTLPSGPPPSWPQRILLVSGGSGITPVMSMLRTLRAQGYAGQVAFLHYARSAEDVCYRAELDAMPDVDVRYGYTRTTAGSDLHGRFCAEHLAAAMPDAGAVYVCGPPGLASAVRKLRPDAYTESFVPPVFDTSAETSGGTVSFAESGLTVTDDGRPLLDQAEAAGLSPESGCRMGICHSCTRRKTRGAVKNLITGAMSSAEEEDVQICVSVPVGDVDLAL is encoded by the coding sequence ATGTTCACTCAAACTTTGACGCGGGGGCTGCGGGACCGGGTGCTGCGGTCACCGCTGGTGGATCTGCTCAGCGGACCGCACGGCGTCGACCGATACACCGAGCTTGTCGCCCCGACCTGGACCCAGCGGGATCCCCGCGCGAGGGTGATCGCCGTGCGCCGCCAGACCCCGCGCAGCGTCACGCTCACCCTGGAGCCGAATCAGGCGTTCACCGGATTTCGGGCCGGCCAGCACATCAACTTGACGGTCGAGATCGACGGCCGTCGTCGCACCCGGCCGTACTCGCCGGCGAGCGCGGCCGGGGCGCCCGACATCGAGCTGACCATCGGCCGCCACGACGGCGGCCTGGTGTCGACGTACCTCAACGAGCATGCGCGGCCAGGCATGGTGGTCGGCCTCGACAGCGTCGGCGGGGACTTCACGCTGCCCAGCGGTCCGCCCCCGTCGTGGCCGCAGCGCATCCTGTTGGTGTCGGGCGGCAGCGGCATCACACCGGTGATGTCGATGCTGCGCACGCTGCGCGCGCAGGGATATGCCGGGCAGGTCGCGTTCCTGCACTACGCGCGCTCGGCCGAGGACGTGTGTTACCGCGCCGAGCTGGACGCCATGCCCGACGTCGACGTGCGCTACGGCTACACGCGCACGACGGCGGGTTCGGACCTGCACGGCCGGTTTTGCGCCGAGCACCTGGCCGCCGCGATGCCCGACGCCGGCGCGGTCTACGTATGCGGGCCGCCGGGGCTGGCTTCGGCGGTGCGCAAGCTGCGCCCGGATGCGTACACCGAAAGCTTCGTTCCGCCCGTCTTCGACACCTCGGCCGAAACCTCCGGCGGCACGGTCAGTTTCGCCGAAAGCGGCCTCACCGTGACCGACGACGGACGCCCGCTGCTCGACCAGGCCGAGGCCGCCGGGCTGAGCCCCGAAAGCGGATGCCGGATGGGCATCTGCCACAGCTGTACCCGCCGCAAGACCCGCGGCGCGGTGAAGAACCTGATCACCGGCGCGATGTCGAGCGCCGAGGAGGAAGACGTGCAGATCTGCGTGTCGGTCCCCGTCGGCGACGTCGACCTCGCCCTCTAA
- a CDS encoding fatty acid desaturase family protein has product MTVTTTAPRTIEKIVGGKPVSLTAEQTEAFGRELDAIRERVIADLGERDADYIRGVIKAQRTLEVTGRALLFGGILPPLWLAGTAMLSLSKILDNMEIGHNVMHGQYDWMGDPAISSRGFEWDTACPADQWRHSHNYMHHTYTNIVGMDRDVGYGILRMSPDQKWRPYFLGNPVYAFLLMVLFQYGVALHELETERIRAGEITLADKREILQGIWRKTRRQTLKDYVAFPLLAGPFAPWVFAGNMTANLVRNVWSYMIIFCGHFPDDVQEFSIEETKAETRGQWYFRQILGSANLTGFFPRRSARPGNKLFHLLSGNLSFQIEHHLFPDIPAHRHAEISAQVRDICERYGIPYNTGSLPGQFATVVRKIVKLALPSRGQV; this is encoded by the coding sequence ATGACCGTCACCACCACAGCACCCAGGACCATCGAGAAGATCGTCGGCGGCAAGCCGGTGAGCCTGACCGCCGAGCAGACCGAGGCGTTCGGCCGTGAGCTCGACGCGATCAGGGAACGCGTCATCGCCGATCTCGGCGAGCGCGACGCCGACTACATCCGGGGAGTCATCAAGGCGCAACGCACGTTGGAGGTCACCGGCCGGGCGCTGCTGTTCGGCGGGATCCTGCCGCCGCTCTGGCTGGCGGGCACGGCGATGCTGAGCCTGTCGAAGATCCTGGACAACATGGAGATCGGCCACAACGTCATGCACGGCCAGTACGACTGGATGGGTGATCCGGCGATCTCCAGCCGCGGGTTCGAATGGGACACCGCGTGCCCGGCCGACCAGTGGCGCCACTCGCACAACTACATGCACCACACCTACACCAACATCGTCGGCATGGACCGCGATGTCGGCTACGGCATTCTGCGGATGAGCCCCGACCAGAAGTGGCGGCCCTACTTCCTGGGCAACCCGGTATACGCATTCCTGCTGATGGTGCTGTTCCAGTACGGCGTTGCGCTGCACGAGCTGGAGACCGAACGCATCCGGGCCGGTGAGATCACGCTGGCCGACAAACGCGAGATCCTGCAGGGTATCTGGCGCAAGACCCGGCGGCAGACACTCAAGGACTACGTCGCGTTTCCGCTGCTGGCCGGCCCGTTCGCGCCGTGGGTGTTCGCGGGCAACATGACGGCCAACCTGGTCCGCAACGTGTGGTCGTACATGATCATCTTCTGCGGGCACTTTCCCGACGACGTCCAGGAATTCTCCATCGAGGAAACCAAGGCCGAGACCCGCGGTCAGTGGTACTTCCGCCAGATCCTGGGTTCGGCGAACCTGACGGGATTCTTCCCCCGTCGCTCGGCTCGCCCCGGCAACAAGCTGTTTCACCTGCTGTCGGGCAACCTGTCGTTTCAGATCGAACACCATCTGTTCCCAGACATCCCCGCGCACCGGCACGCCGAGATATCCGCGCAGGTTCGCGACATCTGCGAGCGCTACGGCATCCCCTACAACACGGGGTCGCTGCCGGGTCAGTTCGCGACCGTCGTGCGCAAGATCGTCAAGCTCGCGCTGCCGTCGCGAGGTCAGGTCTGA
- a CDS encoding DUF1330 domain-containing protein — protein MSAPLEPTAEQFAALAARPADEPVVMINLLQFNNGGRDSYLRYAQEVGPHLQRVGGAVRYAGSAPGQVIGEGATPWWDAIVVVEYPSPAAFLDMVSNDEYRKIHEHRTAALQRGDLIATSMWTMAD, from the coding sequence GTGAGCGCGCCGTTGGAGCCGACTGCCGAGCAGTTCGCAGCGCTGGCGGCCAGACCGGCCGACGAGCCGGTCGTGATGATCAACCTGCTGCAGTTCAACAACGGTGGCCGGGACAGCTACCTGCGCTATGCGCAGGAGGTCGGCCCGCACCTGCAACGTGTCGGCGGCGCCGTGCGCTACGCCGGTAGCGCGCCTGGTCAGGTCATCGGCGAGGGCGCCACGCCGTGGTGGGATGCGATCGTCGTCGTCGAATATCCCTCGCCCGCGGCGTTTCTCGACATGGTGAGCAACGACGAGTACCGCAAGATCCACGAGCACCGGACGGCTGCGCTGCAGCGCGGCGATCTGATCGCCACATCGATGTGGACCATGGCCGACTAG
- a CDS encoding TetR family transcriptional regulator, whose amino-acid sequence MNSRTPSSRTGRSSKSSKTKSRSRDTLSRDERKEATRRAIVAAALRLLEERSFAALSLREVTREAGIVPAAFYRHFESMEALGLVLIDESFRALRDMLRGARAGKLDPNRVIESSVDILIDGVNERREHWRFIGRERSSGLTVLRYAIRTEIRLITSELAIDLARFPGLNTWSSEDLNILATLFVNAMISIAEAIEDAHDPRAQDEIRRIAVKQLRMIVVGVTGWRSAG is encoded by the coding sequence GTGAACAGTCGTACGCCTAGTTCACGAACGGGCCGTTCGAGCAAGTCGAGCAAGACCAAGTCGCGATCTCGGGACACGCTGTCCAGGGATGAGCGCAAAGAGGCCACCCGACGAGCAATCGTCGCGGCCGCGCTGCGGCTGCTCGAAGAACGCAGCTTCGCCGCGCTGAGCCTGCGCGAGGTCACCAGGGAAGCCGGCATCGTGCCCGCGGCGTTCTACCGGCACTTCGAGTCGATGGAGGCGCTGGGCCTGGTGCTCATCGACGAGTCGTTCCGCGCGCTTCGCGACATGCTGCGCGGCGCGCGCGCAGGCAAGCTCGACCCCAACCGGGTCATCGAGTCGTCGGTCGACATCCTCATCGACGGCGTGAACGAGCGGCGCGAGCACTGGCGCTTCATCGGGCGCGAACGCTCCAGCGGGCTCACCGTGCTGCGTTACGCGATCCGCACCGAGATCCGGTTGATCACCTCCGAGCTGGCGATCGACCTGGCCCGCTTCCCCGGGCTCAACACGTGGAGCAGCGAGGACCTCAACATCCTCGCGACGTTGTTCGTCAACGCGATGATCTCGATCGCCGAGGCCATCGAGGACGCGCACGATCCGCGCGCCCAGGACGAGATCCGGCGTATCGCGGTCAAGCAGCTGCGGATGATCGTCGTCGGCGTCACGGGGTGGCGCAGCGCGGGTTAG
- a CDS encoding enoyl-CoA hydratase/isomerase family protein, whose protein sequence is MPHLDLTYPRPDVAVLTLNRPEKLNALNYDLVEDLHATLERLNADNDCRVVVLTGAGRGFCSGLDLTDRNPDKEGGGTEFPRSGMRWQERIADLTARLHRLRQPVIAAVNGVAYGGGMGIALACDIRVASQSARFCTQFIKLGLGGADIGVSYTLPRIVGAGPAFDLILTARAVDAEEALRLGMVSRVVPDGEALDTALSIAETLCGYGKFGVESTKQVLWANLEASSLEAALHLENRSQILSSTSGEMRAASEEFRRRRQ, encoded by the coding sequence ATGCCGCATCTGGACCTGACCTACCCGCGCCCCGACGTCGCCGTGCTGACGCTGAACCGGCCCGAAAAGCTCAACGCGCTGAACTACGACCTCGTCGAGGACCTGCACGCCACCCTCGAGCGGCTCAACGCCGACAACGACTGCCGCGTCGTCGTGCTCACCGGTGCGGGCCGCGGGTTCTGCTCCGGGCTGGACCTGACCGATCGCAACCCCGACAAGGAGGGCGGCGGCACGGAGTTCCCCAGATCGGGCATGCGCTGGCAGGAACGCATCGCCGATCTGACCGCCCGGCTGCACCGCCTGCGCCAACCGGTGATCGCCGCGGTCAACGGTGTCGCCTACGGCGGCGGGATGGGCATCGCGCTGGCCTGCGACATCCGGGTCGCCTCACAGTCGGCGCGGTTCTGCACCCAGTTCATCAAGCTCGGCCTCGGCGGCGCTGACATCGGGGTCAGCTACACGCTGCCGCGCATCGTCGGGGCGGGCCCGGCGTTCGACCTGATCCTGACGGCGCGCGCTGTCGACGCCGAGGAGGCGCTGCGGCTCGGCATGGTCTCGCGGGTCGTGCCCGACGGCGAAGCGCTCGACACCGCGCTGTCCATCGCCGAAACGCTCTGCGGCTACGGCAAGTTCGGCGTGGAGTCCACCAAACAGGTGCTGTGGGCCAACCTCGAGGCATCCAGCCTGGAGGCGGCGCTACACCTGGAGAACCGCAGCCAGATCCTGTCGTCGACCAGCGGCGAGATGCGCGCGGCTAGCGAGGAGTTCCGCCGCCGTCGACAATGA
- a CDS encoding pseudouridine synthase: MRDGLGPARVRLRGGPVLAELESRFGAGARAKVLAGEVVAADGAVVTETTVAPAGAHVYLYRELRDEVPVPFDLPVLHRDDDLVVVDKPHFLATMPRGRHVAQTALVRLRRELDLPELAPAHRLDRLTAGVLVFTTRREVRGAYQRLFADGAVRKTYLARAGVDQGLALPTVVRSRIVKRRGQLQAVEEPGEPNAVTLVEHCGDGLYRLTPSTGRTHQLRVHMAALGVPILGDPLYPDIVDVAPDDFADPLRLLAHRLEFPDPRTGRRREFVSGRAL, encoded by the coding sequence GTGCGCGACGGGCTCGGACCCGCGCGGGTGCGGCTGCGGGGCGGGCCGGTGCTCGCCGAGTTGGAGTCGCGGTTCGGTGCCGGCGCGCGCGCCAAGGTGCTCGCCGGTGAGGTGGTCGCCGCCGACGGCGCCGTGGTCACCGAAACCACCGTGGCCCCCGCCGGGGCGCACGTGTACCTGTACCGCGAACTGCGCGACGAGGTGCCGGTGCCGTTCGACCTGCCGGTGTTGCACCGCGACGACGACCTCGTGGTGGTCGACAAACCGCACTTTCTGGCCACGATGCCGCGCGGGCGCCACGTCGCGCAGACCGCGCTGGTGCGGCTGCGCCGTGAACTCGACCTGCCCGAGCTGGCCCCGGCGCACCGGCTGGACCGGCTGACCGCCGGGGTGCTGGTATTCACCACACGACGCGAGGTGCGCGGCGCCTACCAGAGGCTGTTCGCCGACGGCGCGGTGCGCAAGACGTACCTGGCGCGCGCCGGCGTCGACCAGGGGCTCGCGTTGCCGACCGTGGTGCGCAGCCGCATCGTCAAGCGCCGCGGCCAACTACAGGCGGTCGAGGAACCCGGCGAGCCGAACGCGGTCACGCTCGTCGAACATTGCGGCGACGGGCTGTACCGGCTGACGCCGTCGACCGGGCGCACCCACCAGCTGCGGGTGCACATGGCCGCGCTGGGCGTGCCGATCCTCGGGGACCCGCTGTACCCCGACATCGTCGACGTGGCGCCCGACGACTTCGCCGACCCGCTGCGGCTGCTCGCGCACCGGCTGGAGTTCCCCGATCCGCGCACCGGTCGGCGGCGCGAATTCGTCAGCGGCCGCGCGCTGTGA